From Desulfonispora thiosulfatigenes DSM 11270, one genomic window encodes:
- a CDS encoding CoB--CoM heterodisulfide reductase iron-sulfur subunit B family protein, translating into MKYAYYPGCSLKATGIEYDMSTKKVCEALGIDLWEIPDWNCCGASSAHLTNHLLALALPARNLAIAEKEGLDVAISCAACYARCKTSEVAAKESKEMAKTISEVIERPYEAKNTVRSLVDIVNNDLGLDKVKAMVSNPLKDLKAVSYYGCLLVRPEKISIDNPEDPTALDKITAATGATPIEWSCKTECCGASHATSDQPMGLSMVEKILDGAKNSGADCIITACPMCMSNLDMRQSQVEAKTGKKYNIPVLYFTQLIGLAIGLNPKELGLDKHFVNTMEITKKNSQAS; encoded by the coding sequence ATGAAGTATGCTTATTATCCAGGATGCTCATTAAAAGCTACTGGTATCGAATATGATATGTCGACTAAAAAAGTTTGTGAAGCTTTAGGTATTGATTTATGGGAAATTCCAGATTGGAATTGTTGTGGTGCTTCATCAGCTCATCTTACTAATCATTTATTAGCCCTAGCTCTTCCAGCACGTAATTTAGCAATTGCCGAAAAGGAAGGTCTTGATGTAGCAATTTCATGTGCAGCTTGCTATGCAAGATGCAAAACAAGTGAAGTGGCTGCTAAAGAATCAAAAGAGATGGCTAAAACTATTAGCGAAGTTATTGAACGCCCTTATGAAGCAAAAAATACAGTTAGATCATTAGTTGATATTGTAAATAATGATCTTGGATTAGATAAAGTAAAGGCCATGGTTAGTAATCCTTTAAAAGACTTAAAAGCAGTAAGTTATTACGGATGTTTATTGGTTCGTCCAGAAAAAATTAGTATTGATAATCCAGAAGATCCGACAGCATTAGATAAAATTACAGCAGCAACAGGGGCTACACCTATTGAATGGTCATGTAAAACTGAGTGTTGTGGTGCATCGCATGCGACAAGTGACCAACCTATGGGACTATCAATGGTTGAAAAAATATTAGACGGAGCTAAAAACTCCGGTGCTGATTGTATAATAACTGCTTGTCCTATGTGTATGAGTAATTTAGATATGAGACAAAGTCAAGTTGAAGCTAAGACAGGAAAGAAATATAATATACCTGTACTTTACTTTACTCAATTAATTGGTTTAGCGATTGGTTTAAATCCTAAAGAGTTAGGACTTGATAAACACTTCGTTAACACTATGGAAATAACTAAAAAAAATTCTCAAGCGTCTTAA
- a CDS encoding 4Fe-4S dicluster domain-containing protein, which produces MSNIQLTSGLEQKKENISLLAKHSGVQASDCYQCGKCTAGCPAAFAMDKTPNQIMRLVQLGLLEEALKSKTIWVCASCSTCSTRCPRNVDIANVMETLRIMAKEKGYITNKNMNIFHDVFLNSVERYGRVHEVGLILGYNLKTMNPLKDAQFGPAMFLKGKISPLPHSINGKNEVKKIFENARKRGGVK; this is translated from the coding sequence ATGTCGAATATTCAATTAACATCTGGCTTGGAACAGAAAAAAGAAAACATTTCTTTACTTGCTAAACATAGTGGAGTCCAAGCATCAGATTGTTATCAGTGTGGTAAATGCACGGCTGGATGTCCTGCAGCTTTTGCAATGGATAAAACGCCTAATCAGATCATGAGATTAGTTCAACTAGGCCTTCTAGAGGAAGCTTTAAAATCTAAAACTATTTGGGTGTGTGCTTCATGTAGTACCTGTTCGACTAGATGTCCAAGAAACGTAGATATAGCCAATGTTATGGAAACCTTAAGGATCATGGCTAAAGAGAAAGGCTATATAACTAATAAAAACATGAACATATTCCATGATGTTTTTTTAAACTCTGTAGAGAGATATGGAAGAGTGCATGAAGTAGGACTAATTTTAGGTTATAACTTAAAAACTATGAATCCGTTAAAAGATGCACAATTTGGACCAGCAATGTTTTTAAAAGGAAAAATTTCTCCACTGCCTCACTCAATAAATGGTAAGAATGAAGTTAAAAAAATATTTGAAAATGCTCGTAAAAGAGGAGGTGTGAAATAA